One stretch of Armigeres subalbatus isolate Guangzhou_Male chromosome 2, GZ_Asu_2, whole genome shotgun sequence DNA includes these proteins:
- the LOC134213418 gene encoding splicing factor 45, producing MALYDDLDTKQGPDKVAGWSSGIKLLQTQLQVKKAAQPTIQPKNVLRKHALTPVVNLKAKKENIDLFGLLPSSSQISVDKPITVTTSIPTSSGSGGDAYSWDVIDEYNPLWPNEYEKLTKDRKAKEPPKQPMNNYGGRNRREYKRGLNMNKMHGGGGAGGGGGGGVGGGGNDDGPGGKKSGFAGRPSSDDEEEFRPGLASSGAAIAPPASLQESVAQIPDGSKIPNLTAYGGSSVAAKIMAKYGFRDGQGLGKQEQGMSMALQVEKTSKRGGRIVHEKDISMPPPGEIPAGAGASTSAAQASSFASEPSITEIMKSPSKVVLLRNMVGPGDVDDELEPEVKDECNTKYGDVVTVVIHEIPKVVPEETVRIFVEFKRMESAIKAVVDLNGRFFGGRQVRAGFYNQERFDSMDLDG from the exons atggcCCTTTACGACGATTTGGACACTAAGCAGGGTCCCGATAAAGTCGCTGGCTGGTCCTCCGGTATCAAGTTGCTCCAAACTCAACTTCAAGTGAAGAAAGCGGCACAACCAACCATTCAGCCGAAGAATGTCTTGAGGAAACAT GCTTTAACGCCGGTAGTTAATCTTAAAGCGAAAAAGGAGAATATTGATCTTTTTGGATTACTTCCAAGTAGCAGTCAGATATCAGTGGACAAACCGATCACGGTCACAACATCCATCCCCACCAGTAGTGGAAGCGGTGGAGATGCCTATAGCTGGGACGTTATTGACGAGTACAACCCACTATGGCCAAACGAGTACGAAAAGTTAACCAAGGATCGGAAAGCGAAAGAACCGCCAAAGCAGCCGATGAACAATTACGGTGGACGCAACAGACGCGAATACAAACGAGGTTTAAATATGAACAAAATGCATGGTGGTGGTGGAGCCGGCGGTGGCGGGGGTGGAGGAGTCGGAGGCGGAGGCAACGATGATGGTCCCGGAGGGAAGAAAAGTGGATTCGCCGGGCGTCCATCGTCGGATGATGAAGAAGAGTTCCGACCAGGGTTGGCGTCTTCCGGTGCGGCGATTGCCCCGCCGGCGTCTTTACAGGAATCAGTCGCACAAATTCCGGATGGATCGAA AATACCTAATCTTACTGCTTACGGAGGAAGCTCAGTTGCTGCCAAGATTATGGCCAAATACGGTTTCAGAGATGGCCAGGGATTGGGTAAGCAGGAGCAAGGCATGTCCATGGCTTTGCAGGTTGAAAAGACATCTAAACGAGGGGGGCGTATTGTGCACGAGAAGGACATCAGCATGCCTCCGCCGGGTGAGATTCCAGCTGGTGCAGGAGCGTCGACCTCGGCGGCACAGGCTTCGTCGTTTGCATCGGAACCGTCGATAACGGAAATCATGAAATCGCCGAGTAAAGTTGTGCTACTAAGG AACATGGTCGGGCCTGGCGACGTGGACGACGAATTGGAACCGGAAGTCAAAGACGAGTGCAACACCAAGTACGGCGACGTAGTCACTGTGGTGATCCATGAGATTCCGAAAGTAGTGCCGGAAGAAACAGTTCGCATTTTTGTCGAGTTCAAGCGAATGGAAAGCGCCATCAAAGCCGTTGTGGATCTAAATGGTAGGTTCTTCGGTGGACGGCAAGTTCGAGCAGGTTTCTACAATCAGGAGCGATTCGACAGTATGGACCTTGATGGTTGA